Below is a window of Pseudomonadota bacterium DNA.
GATGCCGGGGCCAAGGCCGAACCCGACGAGCCGATCTTGGACTTCGGCAAGAAGGGTGCCCCGCTCGACGACACAGGTGGCAAGAAGTCAACGTGGCGCATCCGACTCGCCGACCACATCGCTCGGGCGAACGGGTGCCGCATCTACTTGAGCGGTGCGCGTACGCAGATCGTGGGGCGACCGTCGGATGCTGACACCATTCGATACCTGTTCGCCTACCTGACGAAAGAGGTGGACCGTCTCTGCGACCGTGAGGGGAAGGGCTGCGGTACAACGTGGCGCAACAACTTCCGGCTCGGTGTCGTGGACACCATCGCAGAGAAGCTGCAAGAAGCGCGGCGTGTCGTCCATGCACAGGCCCGCGAAGAAGTCCGCAACAACCCGCTGGCGCTGATGCGTGTCAACACGGCGATCGAGAAGATCGCCGCGAAGTCGGTGGGGGTGGACCTGTGGATGAAGGCGCACATGAACCTGCGG
It encodes the following:
- a CDS encoding DUF2786 domain-containing protein, which codes for MVRGRKTETMNRDEALRKVASLLKLANSNNANEAALAAQRAQEIMAKFQLDSAMLDVDAGAKAEPDEPILDFGKKGAPLDDTGGKKSTWRIRLADHIARANGCRIYLSGARTQIVGRPSDADTIRYLFAYLTKEVDRLCDREGKGCGTTWRNNFRLGVVDTIAEKLQEARRVVHAQAREEVRNNPLALMRVNTAIEKIAAKSVGVDLWMKAHMNLRSGRASSSSYDGAARAAGQAAGREINVGGRSAGALGGRSKMLGA